The genomic stretch TTTGGTTCATCTCTGAATCATCGTCGGATGAATCGGTTAATTCAGGATCCGCGTAGATTATGCGGAGTTTTCTGGTCATCTTGGAGGACTCGTGAGTTCTTTGCTTTGCTCTAGGTTGTTTCCGAGGCTCCGCCATGGTAGGCGAGGTAGAACAAGAATAACAAAATTTGTTTGTTTCGGGGGAAGACGAAAAACCCTCCAAAAACCCCTCAAAATACCCGGAAATAAGGGGAGAAAAAAATTTGAACAAttgaagagaaagaaagaaggaaacaaaagaaaaaaggaaacaaaattCCGCAATCTCAGGTGAGATCCCCTCTTAAGAACAAAAAAAGTGTTGAAAATCTTTGTATGTGAAAGCCTCCGAAACACACTACTCCAGAACAAGTCCTGCAGAAACACAACCAGAAACCTTCGTCAGACCCAGAATCTGGACGatgatacaaaataacaagtaTTCAAGGGAAGAGAAAGTGTGAAGAGAGTGAAGAACGAACCTTCTTGGCCTCAAACGCATTGAAACAGCTGGGTTCACGAGAGTCAACCTCTGCTCGCTGAGGCAGAGAAGCATACAGCAGGCGGAGAACACCGACGAGATAGTCAATAACAGAGAATAAATCCAGAGCTGCTGATACAGAGCCCCAACTACAACCACTTCCGATTCAATAAACCCAGACGACATAAATCTCGCTGCTCCTTCCTTCTTCTCAACCCTTTCCCGCTGCAAAACTCACTGCAGGAATCCCAGAAGTTGGATAAACAGACCTTCTTTGCTGTTCTCTATCACTCTCTTCACAAGCCAAAAGAAACACAATACAGAGACAGAGTGAGAGAAAGGTTCAGCTAATGTTACAAAAACCAAATATATAGAGAGAAAAAACTAAAGATAGGTATGGGCTCCGATAACAAAAGTTATCACAAATCTAAGGCTAATATTTTATCTCTCttttacaaaagaaaaaaaaaaagttattgtGAATTTTTCTACAGATCTGAAAACCAGAACATGAGAACAGAGGTAAAACAATtatataagtaaaaaaaaaattagccgaCCTTGGTTGGAGACAAGCAGATTGGAACAGACACAAATCTCTATACAAACATCACCAGTCTcggaaaattatttttctttttgaagaaattaaattttaaaaaattatgaaagcTCCATTGCACGACcactgaaaataaaaaatattattttaatgtgTCAGTGTGTCTCGAAAACATGAAATGGTTGAAAATTCAGACCTCAGAGTGAAATTTACCTTTGTTTGTTTCACGGTGCAGAGGAGGCTGCTCTGTCTCTGCCTCTGTCGTCTTTCTatctcactctctctctctctcactagTGGCCCCTTCTGTCTAAAACGCTCTTTTCTATTCTACCAGGCCTGAACCATTCTCCTTTTTTTTATCACCGGTCAAAAATCCGCATTTAAAGTATTGAGTAGGtaaaacatataatattaattatggaaactttcattttcttttttttatttttgttactaCTCTTAGATGTGAGCTGGCATGTGGCAGTGTTACATGACACATACATGATGCATGATCATCGTCGATGCATATCATACACTGATGTCTCTGAGACAACTTGGGAATCCAATGTTTTTATACAGTATTCACTTGTCACTGTTATATGCGGATGTGATTTGGTTTTGAAGATCTAACGGTTACTACTCTAGAAGTGTGTAACACGCGCGTGTAGAGAGCGTAAGTGATGATTGTAACATTTGCCAAGCAGCTTTTTGCGCCGCCAATGCTGACCAGCCAAACTAACGGTTGGTCTGCTCGCAATAACGGATTCCGTTGTTGTTATTTACAACAAATGACACTGAGATTCTTGCTCTCCAAGCATATAGTACTCCAATTATGGTACTTTCTTACGAAAAACATGTATAATCTTAAtaatgattaaattattaatatttataataaaattgttTCCACTTATAATTCATAAGATATAGTAATATTTAGAATATACGAGTACATTAAAAATGAAAAgtcaataaattatttatctattatGCATTAAATAGATATAAAGTTAAAAATGGTTCTTATGAATTATAAagtaagttaattattttttatgattttttttaagtaatgttaggtccattttataaatattttttgtttatattttaagtttatttgataAGTAAATTCTTGCACAAATTAAAGACAGTGCgattttatagatttataagTGCGTGCTAATAGCCTTTATATCATGTGCTTGTGCTTGTGCTTGCTTGCAGCTTTTAAAAGATCGGGTTACTTTTGAAAGCACCTATGATAGAGCTTTTCAAAGTTGACTtgtacttttcaaaatttaaaagtctaatataacctcaaatgttaactaattttcaaatttaatgcttgtatttatgtctattatagtatttttaaattttaaaaactattttaccAAACACAATTGATGTTGCTTATGTTTATTAAAagctatttttaatttgatttaccaaacataaatgctacaacttttaaaaagctatcttttaaaagttaatttttataaGCTTACTTTTGAAAAGTAAAAACTTTACCAAAGTAAGCCTTAATTTGTTTTAGAGTGTGATAATAGCCAATATGTTTGTTGGTAGATTTaactattactatattatttatgatcacATTCAGTATATATGTCTAATTTATTGAAAAAGGTAGATTATTAAAAccgattaataactattttagagttaattcaattaatactaaatttaaaaaaaaaaacaaataatgcataacatattacttttttattaatcaaattattataatttaaattaattttaaaatacaatttaaaattatagtTTTGATCTTATCACATACATGACACAGATAATTACACTtgttatatactaaaattatatttttttctgttacaacatttctcttttaaatttgaattttttacttaaatatatagttttatcttttaaatattttagttcAACAGTTTTTTACAATTAATTCCGAATACTTTTGTGTATCTAGatgaaataattatatttatattacacaatatatatatatatatatatatatattactaattataTCATAGAAtgacaaaataatatatattattatgaaGCATTTTGACAATATgagtgattttttttaatattctataAAGCTTTGATTTTACGTAggataaaaaatctaaataaacCAATGATAACTCAAATTATGTAAATcacctaaataaaaaaaattattacgtACATGTCCCTAAAGGCATACTTAATTTAGCATCGTTGGTATTAAATCAAAACAGTTATATTCGATTTAGTAGTATTTCATGCAAATCGAATCATATTCATTCGATTTATGTATGCATGGTGAAtatttctagtaaatcaaacgAGCCCAATTCAATTTATCATGCTCGTAATGTCTATGAATAAATAGATATAGAGGCAAGTCGATTTAGTATGTATTCAACAAGATATATAAATGGATGTAACTTAATTCGATTACTAGGTCACAAATGTATATAAATAGCTATTGAATGTGAATTTTTTTGTCATAGTAATTTGCAATGGCTAATGATGAGAATTTTTTAGTTTTGGTGCGCTATAGAGGATCGATTAAGGAAAAAATGCGTTCCGGAATTAAGTTTACTAATAAGGAATCGCTTAGTGTTTTCTTCAAACTTTCAATGAGTTTACCGAGTTTCAGAATACTATAATCCGAAAACTGGGGCTGCAAGACGTGAAATGGGTAGAGAAGTTATTCTACCGAATTTCAATTTCCGTTTTGCAGGATGATGTGAAGTATGATTCGTTCGTCATAGGCAGCTACAAAAATTTGCAAGTTTTGCTTCATTGTCGCCGGCAATTTTCGGAGGTGAGAACCCCTGAGCTGTTAGCCGAGTTTGTGGATGTGATCTCTAGTTCAGGAGGTTTTAGCCGGAATCCTCAGCCTTCAGCCACGGTAGCCTGCTCTAGTCCGAAGCCCATTGGTGCCTCTTCACCTCTGCCATGATTGAGCCTGAGGCAGCTTTGGTTGCATCCCATCATTCGCTGTTGATCTAAACTGCACTCGTGACAAAGAAGTGGGTGACACTAGATCCTTCAGTGATATTGTGATTGCAGTTGCGATGGCCGGCATTCCTGATGTAGTACCGGAATCCCGACAGGGTAGAGCACCGGATGGTGTGGAAGATGCATTTCAGgatgaggatgatgatgatgtggaGCCTGCCACGATTGTAGAGATAGCGATGATGAGCTAGCGAGGAGTACTCCAGTTAGGGGTGGTGGAGCGGCTAGTTCAGGAACTCCGCAATATCTCCCGCACTTTTCAACTTTGGACTTGGATGTCATGAGACAACAGGAGGTACCTGCCGTGCCTGTCAGATTTGGGGCCAGAGACACATAGGATACAGGAGGACTAACGGTATACCATGCTGCCTCTTCATGCTCATGATACAGCGGTGGAGCTGCATGACATTGAACAAATTCTCTTAGAATCATAATACTTTACAAAACAACAACCACCTAAAAtggataattttaataaaaaatactttaaccAGAATT from Arachis stenosperma cultivar V10309 chromosome 9, arast.V10309.gnm1.PFL2, whole genome shotgun sequence encodes the following:
- the LOC130948662 gene encoding uncharacterized protein LOC130948662; the encoded protein is MSSGFIESEVVVVGALYQQLWIYSLLLTISSVFSACCMLLCLSEQRLTLVNPAVSMRLRPRRTCSGVVCFGGFHIQRFSTLFLFLRGDLT